CAGCATCTCTAGGTGCACTTACAGCCTCATTCAGCGGAAAGGACTCCCGCCGTGCAGCATTGTTTATTGCCTCGTCAACAAAATTACCACCTTTCTTCAATTCATTGGAGTGTCTAGCTTGGAGAAAGATTTCTATGTCTAGACCTAACTTGTCAACAATTGTATTCTTTTCTGCAAGATCATTTCGAGCTTCTGCTATCTTAATTTGCATCCGCTCATCAAGCCACGCTTCTGAGATATGGAGAACCAAGCGGTCAGTATTAACATGATTCCTATCAGGTTTGCTTCTTAGGGACCTCACCTCTTGTTCATAACCTCTTATTCCCTTAGCAAATTCATCACATAAATTCTCCAATAAAACCCGTGCTTTCCTTTCTCTCTCTAGTTCTTTTAGAGCATTAGAGAAAGCAGATTTCACTTCAGAAAACTCCCGAGCCAGTTTGCGGTGCAAGCTCTCTGAGTGTTTTCTTAACTTCCTCTCATCTTCTAGCTCTTCTTGTGCTGGCTGAATGACAGCTTTGATTCGATCATGCTCTTCATTCTTCCTAACAACTTTATCCTCTGCAACTTGCTTCATTAAGTCATCCATTTCTCGCTTGTTAGCTTGTTTCTCTTTTAGCAACTCCTTTATTTGTGATCCAGAATGATCTAGTTccgtttttaaagattttaacaATGACAAATTGCATGCTTGCTGTTCTTCAAGACTCCAAATCCGATTGACTACCTTGATTAATTCTGTTGATGTCCTGCCCTTAAAATCCAAAGGACTAGTAGACCTCTTAGGGTTACAAGGCGCCACCTGCAGAGAAGAAGGGAATCAAAATTACAGTGAGAAAACAGCTAAGTACCTGGAGGACTACTTGAGGAAACATGATGAAAACGAAGAAGTAATTATGAGGAACAGCAAGATCAACTCAATACATATATTCATGGCACATGCAGCTCTAAATGAggaaatcattttaaaataaagggagatttacaatttagtccctggatattgacattattaacaagtcagttcctgcattttcagaaatctattaaaacgtttttatcttttctctatgtcaacaaaataattctTCCGTCTATTTTGAttgatatgagaaaagataaagacgttttaatagatttttgaaaatgtaaagactgacttgttaataatagcaatgtccaaggactaaataaagagttttatttgagggtaaaattggattttaaaaattttctctcatactttatctatttttaacagaAAAGATGACAGAATGACTATCTCGCTGACAGAGAGAAAAATTAAGagcgttttaataggtttctaaaaatacagggactgacttgttaataatagcaatatctagGGACTAAAATGTAAATCTCcccaaaataaatattaaaatcattaaaaaaatctattcaAATTCTATCTGCTAAAAAGTAGTACTTCAGTGCTACTGAATTTCCCTGATCATGAGTCACCACAACGTCATTTTTGAATTCATTGGAAATTCTGCTACATAGTTAAGTATTCATAcaatatttacaaaaaaatatttatataatagatTGAACAAACTTTAGACCTCCATTAATCACTGAATTTATAATCATATATAACAGAATCACAGAGTACctgtttttcatttttcttgatttccaaatcttcaaaaagaaaaatgtagAGGAATATATGCAGGGAGAAAACTTCATTACCTCCATTGGACCACCAAAACCGACAGAAGATAGGGGCTGTAGAGCAGGACTGTTTCTATTGAGTGATCCATGGTGTTGCGTCCATGATTGTGCAGCATGTGTCCTTGAGGGTCTTGTATTTGCCTGCTGGAAAGATCAGAGCAAGGGATCAACAACTTATGAAAACAATGCTCAAAGCTATCATACATATGAAAATCAATTTAGATATCTACCATCATAAGCAAAATCCGATTCAACTAAATTCCACAAAAAACAAACCAAGCAGTGAAATCATTCATATCATGTTAATTGATGTTCAACCATATACACAGGCCAAACAGATCTGTCTTATAGCAACATTCccctaataattaaaattgattaaatccACTAATAAAGAACATAACTCATTCATGAAATCCAGTAAATGCATTTAGGAAAATGAACACCACTTGACCCCAGAAGTAGAAACTTTTTAACTGAACCTAAGAAAAGATATAACAAGTCTGATCATGGACCATAGGCACCACAGTTGGTAATTACAAATAAAGCAAGCATGAAAGTTATAGAACCAAGAAGAAAGTAGAAAAATAAGCACTCAGAATAACAGATTGATTCTGCATTCACAGTTAATCAACTACAAATCTCAATTATTAATCaaaaggaaagaagagaaagagaaagaaagacaGAGGAAAGAACGATAAAACCCAACAAAAGCAAAAGGCAAGCAGGTAAGCAAAAATACAACCATCAAGCAAGTAAAtccacaaaaaagaaaaagaaaaaaaatctcaaaaaattcaaaaattgtaAACCCTATCAACCCCCAAAATCCCCCCTTATTCGACGAAGTAAATATGATACGACAAAACGTAAGATGGGTAAACCTGATCAGGTGAGTTATTAGGAGGGTCGACAAGCTCAAGAGGCTTGTTGGCTTTGTGATGGCGACGGCGAGCTCCTCTAGGAGCAATATTCTTGGTCATTTTAGGAGGTGAAAGTTGGAGCTGAGGCTGAACCTCCCAAAGGTTAGCACAGAGCTTTCTAGCAGAGAGACTAGTGGTAGTATTAAGGAATTCTTTAACAGGGTTGTTACTGCTATTTCCACTTAGAGAAGAGAACTCAAGCCTCCAAGTAGACGATGGAGTAGATGGGCCTGCTCTTTTCCCTATCAGTACAATCCCCCGTTTGAACTTTTCTCTACCCTCCAACTCTTGCTGCTTTTTGCCTTTCCCTCCTCTCTCCAcacctttttcttctctttccatTTCTCTTGCTCTCTGCTTCTTCAAATTTCAAACTATGGTCTCTTCTCTGTTTCGCTCATCTGgcttttttctctctttccaATCCTAGCACATGTAGCCATCTCTGCAATACCTTCTTCTACTAAGAGTTCAAAAATCAAAATGTGCTGCTTCCTCTCTCTCTGTGACTGTGTGTCCCCTTACTGTTAGGGATACGTGGCTCTTCTTTAGGATGGGACTAAATCCAGTATTTTCGAATATTCACTTAATAGAATGAGTTTGGTtacttataattaaatttgaaatgaatttaaattttaaaaaaataatactttactattatttaaatttatttatataaataattaatttaatataaaaatatattttataataatatttataaatttttttatacatttttatttaaaaaataaaaacttaaatattttttaaaattattagatttcttaaattattaatgaaaaatattttttatataaattattaactaaaatatataaaattaaataaatttaaatttatttaaataataataattaaatttaaaatgaattcaaataatttaaattaatttttaattagatgGGGAAcgaattcaaatatttttaatataaattaaatttaaatttaaataatttaatttttgagagTACTTGGTTGTTTTTATGTGAAGTAACAATTGGTTTTACCCCTATGGCTAAGCCCGCTAAGCTCTGAGGTTGAGCTGGAACACGACTAATTTTTCCTCCTCATTCTTCTCACGGGTAAAAGAATAGCCACTCTCATGTCAAGTATACTATGCAAGTCACGGAAGCAAAGCCCCATGCTACTTTCTCCACTCTCATCCTCTCCACCAATTTTCAAATATTAGCATCTTCTTAATCATTTGCTCACCAGTGAAAGAATGTAATCattctgtaaaaaaaaaaaaatttgtggtactttcttttatatttttttactatataaatAGGACATTTCATCCTTTTAAAGCTTTTCTGGAAGTGtagaaatgataaaaattacaaaagctTAAACTCTGCCCTTAACTACAAAAGCAatgatttataaatatttgGGAGAACAGAGCCAGACAACGCTAAGCTTCAAAATAAGTATACACGAGCAGACCCAAGTACGCGAAATATATCTGTGGGACAAAGATTACAAAGCAATTTAACTTTTATCCATGCGGTTTATGGGATAATGTGACAAGCAATTTGAAGAAGAATAGAAGATCACTTGGCTAATTGGCAACTGCCACATCTGACCCACTTAGACCTAGCCAACATAGCTGAAGCCAAAACTTGCTTCAAATGGTACATCAAAGGCGAAGCCTGTCAGAGGAGAAGACCAGAGCTCTTTGGTCCACGCCACAGGCACCCACGCCCCCCTCTCCCTCGAGCTGCGCTGTAATAACTAATAAACTCTGATTTGTTGTTTCTTTTAAAGGATCTTATTTATTTAACACAATCATAAATTATTCTAGTTTGATGTCCTTTCATATGAAAAGAACACTTTTTTCAATCAAAAAAATAGAATCAGTGATCATTAGTACCTAGAATCTAAGTGAGTACTTGCTACCCTGCGTCAATCTtcctaaaattttatcaaaatttggcAAGAAAAAGGACCACATGGCTGAACATTGGACCACCTTATGTGTAGTGTGGTCCAAAGGGCATGCATGCGATGGCAATTGGCATCGATAAATACTCACAACATCCCAAATATCTCCTCCAAGAAAAGCAATCATGGTATAAACCAAACGTTACAGCCACGGCTAATAATGAGTGCATTTAGCAGCAGGTGTGGTGTTTGACCCTGTGTTTCTCCCTTAACCTACCTAGAATGTAAGTTTTTGTCTGGGCTCACAGACTCTTTCAAATTGGGTTCACCTGGGTAGTTTACTAAAAGTATCAGTGGTTTTTGCGGTGAACTGTTTAACAAAATATTAGTTTTTTTCCCCGAATTACTGTAAGGAATTTTCTTTAGAAAAAACTGCAAATGAAATCTTATTAAGTGATAGCAGTATACAGAATAAATAAGGAACAGCGAATTTCATTTCAAGGTTAAAAGGTTTGTACATGTTCACCTGTTCTGCAAACATAATGATGATGTTCCCTCGTTAATCCCCCAGACAATTCCAAATAGTCACAGACAACAAACTATACTTGATATGAACTCACAGCAATAATTTTCCACTCCACGAGTAGTCACAAATTAACTTCTGCTGATGGATCCATGTTCCCATGAAGCAAAACAGAAGACGAAATGAGAAACTATACCATTACAccaataaacacataaagacttcATGgtgaaaacaaaaagaaagaaaagacaaCTTCCGAGTTGATAGGTGATGAATCTGAGTTTTCTGACAAAAACATTTGTTCTAAGATAATTTTAGCGAGAAGAATAATTTTTGCAATTTAAAGCAGAGATTAACTTTGGATCGTGTTGTATTGACTTGTAAAGACGCTCGAAGTGCTTTTGATGGATATCAACTACTGCGAAATATAATACAACTTTGAGGCTTTCTGGTTCTTTAGCATTTTCAGTTTTTGGAATCCTTTTTCGGAGAGCACGTGGTTGCATTCCTAACCCAAATTTGAATTCTCCACTGCAACATACATGTTAATATTTGGGTTGGTAAATTACAAATCTATTGAAAATGATAATGTGACTGTTGAAACAGTCGAGGATTTGCTAAATCTAATGATTcagatttaaattattattttcatttgatttgttaagattttaaattgataaaattcaaatggtttatgattttatttaaatttttaattatattttagtgtatAAATAACAGtatcattataaaataattaaaccaTTCAATCTCAATTATATTGATGTTATTCGCCTCTCCTCTAGAAAAACCAGCAATAAATACAGTGCAAAGCAAGTACTTCATAACTCTCTCTGAGTCGTGGAAATTACTCGTTGTGTGCCAACTAATGCGAAGTGTCTAGTATTTTTACCTACCAGGAACTTGAGTATCCTCAAATTCTGGTGATGAGCTAATGGAGATAGCGTCACTGTTTGAACTTCTGCTACCAACTGAACCTCCAGACGTGCTGCAGCCTGCATTAGTGCTATGGGGATTTCTCCATCAACTGAACCTATAGAAGAACCAGAGACAAAAGTATTAAGACCTAAGATTCTTATGATTTCCCAATTAACATAACTATGCAGATTTCATTTTTGTAGTATTATATACTTtcgttcttttattttattctgaAATTTGCTTTTAGGACTTGTAGAAAAATCACCTCGATATGAAGTTTGTGTCAATAAAGACTGTATTCAATGCCTTCTTCTTTTACAATTCACAATTAGCCTTGATTTGCCTGTAAAGTAAAAGATGAAAGATTCAGATAATTTATGCATTGATTAGAGAATAAATAACACATACAAgaggccaaaaaaaaaaaaaaacctgatGGTGTATTAAGtgcattttcctttttaattcaCAACGCATTTTCGATTTCCAAAttgcaataatttttttatttatttaaatcactGTGAAGGGCAAGAACAATTAGGACAATTTACTTACGCTAATAATCTTTCTTGGTTGGCTTTAGGTAAAAACAATAATCAAAATCAGCATCCTTGTGTATTATACTCTTCAACGACTTGCTTTTGGGCTGTCCGTCCTTTTGATGGGCCTTTGAAATGATAAATGTCATATATGTTCGCACCTTGTGGAATAGGGTTTGCCAAACCTGTTCATGAAAAAACATAATTACACCAAGTTAGTAATTGAAAATGGCAACAATAAGCACGACATCTGAACGGTTTGCACTTTTTGCTAGCTTTTTAGGAAATCCCCAACTTTTTTGGCAATCATTTGAACACCCCACAAGCAAATATTGGTCCTCTAACATGCTTTAAGACCTCGAAGTTGCTGCATTTGTGTTGAAGATTATACAGTTCTATTTAAAGAGATTGAAACATTATTTACCTTAAGACCTCCAACTTGTCTCACAGAGTGAAGTCCATATATTGTGAGGATTACAGAAGACGGATATTTCATCGTATGGTACTAGTAATTTGGAAGGGCCTCCAATATCACCTACATGGTAAAATAGCAGTAAACGTAAGCCTCCTAGGTCATGTTAGTTTCACCAGAAATGAAATTTGATGCATGCAAATTAAAATATACCAGCAGAAAACATGTTTAATTGCATACAACTGGTAAATTTTGATTAGGTACTGGCAGAGCAACCGAGCAAGATATCACATAAAATTAACTTTCCCACCTTCACTTCAGATTTCCTCAGGGTTTTTATCACCATGTGGTTATCAGCACTGTTATTTTTCTCTTCAATATTACAGCATTTTAACAGTTTTAACATGTACGAAATAGAAACGAGGAATATAGAACCTGTAAACATCAGAACAATAGTCCTTCCATTCTAACTCATTAAGTTTGGCTGGGACAACTTGACTACCTTCATCTAAGTAATACTGTATCCTTTTATTGTGAACATCTCTGAATGCAGCGACAAACTTCTCCCGTAATTCTGCCATGTTCTGCCACCAAGATACCCATATGGGATAAAATTACAACTCAGAAGATGAATCgcgtttcatgcatcattatcaaaataaaaaggtGAACAGAACACAAAACGCAGTCCCTAAAAGGATCAATCTGGCAAAACCTTCACTGAGGTGCTAATCCAGTGAAACCTTATACACTAATAAAGCATCTTATCAAACACCTCTGATTCTTCCCCTTTTTCCATTGACTAATCTGCGAGAATTTCTTGAATTCCCAAGAACCCTCAATAGCTAGCTAATTGTTCTTTGTAATAAAAGAGGCAATCAGATGTAAAAGAATCAAAGAACATCAAAGTGGGGATTACGGAATCATTTGATTCATCCAAATCAAACAAAACAGAAAGCAAAGAAAACAACAATTGGAGAACGACAATCAAAACCTTTTGGTGCTCGTAGAAGTTGATATCAACCttcaaagaaaaatgaagaaagcCAATGTGTGTGCATCCCGGCTGATGATCTGATCTTGCTTATATATACATGAGAGTGGAGAGATTAGCTGTTGGCGTTTTCAATTTTGGTATATTTGTCGAGAATTAGCATTGACAAATCTCACCTTCAATGAGCAGATCAGAATTAGGAAGTAACAGTGTCGTTGAATCGTGGCCGTTGGGTGAGGAATGAGCTCTTAGCGCCAAATTTAGTTAGGGTTTTGCCGGGGCCCTACATTATTGGCCGTACCTAACCTTGCAAAGCTTGCGCTTCCAGTCCAGCTAGTTTCTGCCAACggtttcctttttatttttataataataaacattCGTAAAAGGATTGGAATTATTTTTTGTGAtgttaattgattttattatagACAATTTTCTTACTTGATAttcttatttatataattttgattgcaaataaatttctaaaaaaattaagtacTTTTTAAATGACTAAAATAAATGATATTCTATTAGTTATTTATTAAATACTGTTTCCGTATTATATTGATTAGttttagaaataattttaactaatttatatGCATAGTCCATATTAGCAACATAATAAAGCCCAGTTGTTATCAACTAAAAAGTAGATGAAAATAATCCTATTTTGAGCGTTACTGCAAAGCTGAattcatataataaatatttagtatATACTAAAAATTTCTTGTGTTGGGTTTCTCCAATACACAAGCGCAGAGAAACGGGAATGTGTCGCATCTCCACCAAACAACCCAGCAATCCATCATCTAGTTGCATAAATTGAGAGGAACAGAGTATGCTAACACATCCAAGCAGTGAGGCTATCTAAGCAAATGTTGGCACAATAACTTTAGAAATACCCATAAATCATCAAACGCAGACTGTGCAAGAAGAAATGATTTACAGAATGAACCACAAGACAAAAGGCAGCTGGTGTCCAGATTAATCTGACTGTCATCAGAAAATAGTAACCAAGCTGTATGTATACATTAGGTATTTCCCAATGCAAAGAATAgtattccctttttttttttttttttttgattacATTTTGCGTAAACTTCTGCAGAACAGACTTCATAATGGTTGAAAATACGAGCCAAaacaaacaaaaaggaaaatgtGGGACCTCCATCTTCACCACCACATTAAATCCAATAAAGAACGAATTATGGTTCAATCTCAAGCCTAGGTTCAAAGCAAAAACCAGTAAAGAGCTGAAGCGGGAACCTCTTTATCACTGGGCACTTTTGTGACCATTTCCACTGTTTCTGATTCATGTCAAAAACAAGAAGAGCTGGAGCCCCATAGCTCTGCACATATATAAGATCATCTGTGCCACTGCTAGCAAAAACATCATCAAACTCCCCAAATCCTTGGAAAAACTTGTGTGGCATACGAGCAATCTCTTGCCATACCTTGCCATTTAGGACCCAAATCCCAATCCCCTTAATTATGTCAGGCCGGTCTTGCTTGCCAATTCCTCCCACCATTACTAGCTTCTCCTTCAAATTCATCAGCCGTCCACAAGTAAGAGGACAAGGAACTGGAATAAAGCTCCTTATCAATAAACCATGGGAAGATCTGCTGGAGAGATTATATGTAATTAGACCATGACGATTCTCTGGTGTGCCACCCCCAGTTgagtaaattaaaatatacaaaacACCATCACAGATTACACTCTCATCGCCACTTCTCCACCCTGTCAAAACCTCTGCCCAAGAAGCCACCCACATCCTTGTTTCAGAATCATAAGTATAAACAGAAAGATCCCACTGAAAAAAATTTCCTGGGACTTGTTTAGACTTCACAATTGAGATAGTATAACCATGTAACATCCTGTCCACTGAAATTGCAAGTGCACTGTAATCAGCAACTTTTAAACTTGGAGGCTCCTCAAGCTTCTTGCAGCATTTGGTGATAGGGTTGCAGACGTATAATTCACTTTGGCTGTCATTATCCATGAAGCAAACTAAACCACGAGATGAAGAAATGAACCAACTGGATGTCTCAATGCAGGGGAGATCAATGTTGTACCACTTTCTGAGGATTGGATCATATGCATGGCCAACAGGTTCATCAGAGCTCGTAAACATAAAATACCAAGGTTTTTGTGATAGAACATGTGAAAAATTCCACAAAAACCTCCTTGAACTAACAATCTCATGCCATCTTTTACACACAGAACCTGCTCTAAAGATGCTAGCAATGGGAAGATAGGCTATGATCCTTTCCAACAGGTCATTAGGCAAGATTAGATCAACAGAAACTGCATTAATTTCTTTATTGCCTTCATCACTAAGATCTGTGAACGACTCGAACTTGCCAATGTCTCTTGCCGCATCATCAAAGCAATCATTGATCCAAGAAGTTTCTCCCTCCATGATGAAGAGGCAACCAACAACAGGCCTGGTAGAGAGAGgatgaaataaaatttacaataaaaataaatttagcaaGCATTTAGCAAAAGAAATAGGAGGTAGAAGAAATAGTCTTCCATTACAGCAAACTGCCAGATTTATACTGTAGTCACATCACATCCGATCCATATGCAGCATAAAAAGGACAACCGTGCAACCATGACATTGCATGTATAACCTAGCCCACAAAGCAACAAGCTATATATAAAACTCATCATCATATCCTGCCCACCTTCCTCTTTTATCAGATTGTGGTGTCTTGATGCCATGGATTCATCTCTGAGATATCCAACTTACATATCCCCCCAGTAAATCAGGACATCAGAACCTGACACCTATTAACTATGAGCAAGACTCTAGAAATTCACAAGGCATTTTAAATCAACAATCCACAAAGGACAGACGCAGGGAAACAAATTTCTGAAATGACAAGCATACACAGCGAGGAATTGAAGCATTTTCTGAATTTTAGGCAACAAAGCAATCGAAAATGGAACCCGTAAAGAAATAGAATAAAAACTACGATGACCtgaaaaactaaaattatatgaataccCAGAAGCTCATATTACCAGACATCGATTCCCAGGAAGGCATCAATATCAAATAGAAGAAATTGAACAACGAGACGTAGAAATACCGCCTCTGAATTTGAAATCTTATACAAGAACATTTCCCACATTAATCACTAAATTGTGACCACAAGAAGAACAAGAgcatttgaaaagaaaaacagaaaaaagattgaaaaaaaaaaaggaacatGTTAAAAAAGAATTCTTACAATAATGAGTTTATTGATCCAAAAAGAAGGGATGTTGTTTCGACCAAAAAAACAACCTTCGTGGTTTTAACACATCAAACCCTAAAAGGAAATTTGTGAGTCAAAATAATAGAATATTATTAGGTAGAGGGAAAGAGATTAGACCACGCTTAGCCATCAAGCAAACATCAAACCCCACTTAACTAAAAACCATTACCACCAATAACTAAACCAACATCACAGACTAAAAATCTCAGACAGATCGCTGAAGCTCACAATAAAAAAGCAAATTCAAGAACAGAAAGAACAAGATTTTCATGAGAAATAGGCTCTATACCTGGTTTTAAGCCACCTCCAGTGTCAGTGCCCAACTGGGTGAGGCCAGatttaaagagaaaaagaaatggcgcaaagagaaaatagaaaaaaagaaaaagctccCAAATAGCGAGTACAGAGAAACTCGCTATTAGAAGACAGTATTAAAGAACATAGAGACGAAAGAGAAATGGGCTGCGATGTGAAGATATTTTCTTCAAATGGTAGATAACCATGACATGGGTCACTCCAGATTTGGTTGGTAACCCACGCTTAAGCAACCCATTTGAGAGAAAGAAATGGGAGATGTTTTTTTCTTATGGGGTTTCCTTTTTCATATAACGAAAAAACGACGGGCAGAGAATGAAAGCGAGAAGGCGGTTTTTCTATAGACGAGATTGTGTTGGAGATGGCGTGTCGGCGCGTGGGATATGGTTTTTATGTGTCAAGACAGAGAGCGTAGAAAGTTGAGGTGAAATTCAAGCAACTAATGGATTCCAATGAGCAGAAATAAGAAAACATGGGCATTTTGGCCACAAtggaaatgaaaataataataatgctgTCTTACTCATCAACCCCCACATTTTTTTTATCACTTGCACATTTTTTCCTCAATTAATATTATATGTTCTATGGCACAGAGCAGTAATACGTACGGATATATTAAAGTGTACATTTCTATTAGACAATCATTCTTTTTCGATGTATATGCTGGTAGAGTCGCGGTGTAACTGGACctattctcttattttttatcaCGTCATCCGAACCAGACTCTCTTCTGatgaatataaattttgaatcaATATGGTCTTTCTTAGTCACAAACTGAAAGGCGCTGATGGATCGATTTATTCGGTAAAATTTATTGAACTTTAAGCCTCTTATCGTTTTTTAGAATTCAATATAAATTCGAATATCAAAAATCTGGTGATCATAAATGTAATTGTTGTGAGTTGTTtgagtttattttattattatttattgttgcaGCTTCTGAAGTTCATTTTTCTTGTATTTCTTGGGTTTGGGTTTTGGTATATACTTTGACAGCCAGGGGTGGTTAAAGTTTAGTGGATACCATACCATTCCACATGGGGcaatctttttcttttgttgccTCATTATGACCTTTTCAACTGAGGAAAGAAAAGGCC
The Manihot esculenta cultivar AM560-2 chromosome 1, M.esculenta_v8, whole genome shotgun sequence genome window above contains:
- the LOC110614954 gene encoding F-box/kelch-repeat protein At3g61590 — its product is MEGETSWINDCFDDAARDIGKFESFTDLSDEGNKEINAVSVDLILPNDLLERIIAYLPIASIFRAGSVCKRWHEIVSSRRFLWNFSHVLSQKPWYFMFTSSDEPVGHAYDPILRKWYNIDLPCIETSSWFISSSRGLVCFMDNDSQSELYVCNPITKCCKKLEEPPSLKVADYSALAISVDRMLHGYTISIVKSKQVPGNFFQWDLSVYTYDSETRMWVASWAEVLTGWRSGDESVICDGVLYILIYSTGGGTPENRHGLITYNLSSRSSHGLLIRSFIPVPCPLTCGRLMNLKEKLVMVGGIGKQDRPDIIKGIGIWVLNGKVWQEIARMPHKFFQGFGEFDDVFASSGTDDLIYVQSYGAPALLVFDMNQKQWKWSQKCPVIKRFPLQLFTGFCFEPRLEIEP
- the LOC110614933 gene encoding uncharacterized protein At5g41620 isoform X3, whose amino-acid sequence is MQAAARLEVQLVAEVQTVTLSPLAHHQNLRILKFLQANTRPSRTHAAQSWTQHHGSLNRNSPALQPLSSVGFGGPMEVAPCNPKRSTSPLDFKGRTSTELIKVVNRIWSLEEQQACNLSLLKSLKTELDHSGSQIKELLKEKQANKREMDDLMKQVAEDKVVRKNEEHDRIKAVIQPAQEELEDERKLRKHSESLHRKLAREFSEVKSAFSNALKELERERKARVLLENLCDEFAKGIRGYEQEVRSLRSKPDRNHVNTDRLVLHISEAWLDERMQIKIAEARNDLAEKNTIVDKLGLDIEIFLQARHSNELKKGGNFVDEAINNAARRESFPLNEAVSAPRDAADEEDSIDSNSHCIEVNRRTGKEQHTGSSRRRVNSSSEIRFEEIVNLDATKRLAGSRENSKGRVLHARLKSNDVADTLVRNHSLSSEGDKIHPEGDLKEDACGEAVFAGHASPVQQWKSKLESPEFDKSESSLLLPRGIKENTLKAKLLEARLESQKSRSRMSKASL
- the LOC110614933 gene encoding uncharacterized protein At5g41620 isoform X1, with protein sequence MEREEKGVERGGKGKKQQELEGREKFKRGIVLIGKRAGPSTPSSTWRLEFSSLSGNSSNNPVKEFLNTTTSLSARKLCANLWEVQPQLQLSPPKMTKNIAPRGARRRHHKANKPLELVDPPNNSPDQQANTRPSRTHAAQSWTQHHGSLNRNSPALQPLSSVGFGGPMEVAPCNPKRSTSPLDFKGRTSTELIKVVNRIWSLEEQQACNLSLLKSLKTELDHSGSQIKELLKEKQANKREMDDLMKQVAEDKVVRKNEEHDRIKAVIQPAQEELEDERKLRKHSESLHRKLAREFSEVKSAFSNALKELERERKARVLLENLCDEFAKGIRGYEQEVRSLRSKPDRNHVNTDRLVLHISEAWLDERMQIKIAEARNDLAEKNTIVDKLGLDIEIFLQARHSNELKKGGNFVDEAINNAARRESFPLNEAVSAPRDAADEEDSIDSNSHCIEVNRRTGKEQHTGSSRRRVNSSSEIRFEEIVNLDATKRLAGSRENSKGRVLHARLKSNDVADTLVRNHSLSSEGDKIHPEGDLKEDACGEAVFAGHASPVQQWKSKLESPEFDKSESSLLLPRGIKENTLKAKLLEARLESQKSRSRMSKASL
- the LOC110614933 gene encoding uncharacterized protein At5g41620 isoform X2, whose amino-acid sequence is MEREEKGVERGGKGKKQQELEGREKFKRGIVLIGKRAGPSTPSSTWRLEFSSLSGNSSNNPVKEFLNTTTSLSARKLCANLWEVQPQLQLSPPKMTKNIAPRGARRRHHKANKPLELVDPPNNSPDQANTRPSRTHAAQSWTQHHGSLNRNSPALQPLSSVGFGGPMEVAPCNPKRSTSPLDFKGRTSTELIKVVNRIWSLEEQQACNLSLLKSLKTELDHSGSQIKELLKEKQANKREMDDLMKQVAEDKVVRKNEEHDRIKAVIQPAQEELEDERKLRKHSESLHRKLAREFSEVKSAFSNALKELERERKARVLLENLCDEFAKGIRGYEQEVRSLRSKPDRNHVNTDRLVLHISEAWLDERMQIKIAEARNDLAEKNTIVDKLGLDIEIFLQARHSNELKKGGNFVDEAINNAARRESFPLNEAVSAPRDAADEEDSIDSNSHCIEVNRRTGKEQHTGSSRRRVNSSSEIRFEEIVNLDATKRLAGSRENSKGRVLHARLKSNDVADTLVRNHSLSSEGDKIHPEGDLKEDACGEAVFAGHASPVQQWKSKLESPEFDKSESSLLLPRGIKENTLKAKLLEARLESQKSRSRMSKASL